In the genome of Ureibacillus sp. FSL W7-1570, the window ATGATGCACTCGTTGGGAGATGCAGCAAACCAATTTTTCGTTTTTATCGGCTCGGCTTTATCGAAAAAAGCGCCGACAAAACAGTTTCCAAACGGATTTGGCCGGGTCGTAAACCTCGTTTGTTTGGGAGCGGTGATCGTCGTTGCCATTCTTTCATATGAAACGGTGAAAGAAGGATTGCATCATTTCTTGCATCCGAACGAACAATCGGGAGAAATCCTGCTTCCTCTTGGAGTATTATTGTTGGGTACGATTTTAGAAGGCTTTGTTTTACAAAAAGCGGCGAAGGAAATTTTACATGAAGTGGGACAATCAGCGTCGATCTTTACAGCAATACCAAAATCGGTCGCATATCTAAAACGGGCAAAACCCGCGACCAAACTGGTATGGATGGAAGATGCCGTCGCAACCTCAGGTAATGTGCTTGCATTTTTAGCCATCATTATCGCCTATTACACGGGCTTTCATGAATTGGAAGGTTTAGTATCCATAATCATCGGAGGGATGATGTTCTTTGTGGTTGGAAAGGTATTTCTTGATAATGCCCGCGGCGCGATCGGCGAAACTGACGAAGAGATGCTGATTCATATCGGAAACTTGGTGATGAAAGATCCCCATGTGAAAGATATTGAACGGCTCGAAGTCGTAAAAGAAGGGGAATTCCTTCATGTAGAACTCATCGCAGAGACAGATCCGAAGCTCTCCCTTGAATATTTGGATCAAGTCCGGGATCACTTGGTCGAATTAATTTTAGCCCAAAAAGGCGTTACAAAAGTGACCCTTTCCTTCGATAAAGATGACGATATCTCCGAATGGAACCATCATTTGAATTCAGAAGGTTCGCCAAATGAATAAAAAGGCAAGATTAATAAGTCGACTCATCATGATGGATCGGATTTTTATCGCACAAAAAGGCTGTCCCGAAAACTTTCCGCCTTCGGACAGCCTGCCGCTATTTTATAGGGACATTCTAAAAATTTCCCTGACATCTTCTTCATCAAGCACTTTAAAGGTGCCAATCGGACCGTTCGCCATCGCTTTTCCCACTAAAACATCCAGCTTCGAATCATCAATGCCGTAATCTTTCAACCGGCTTGGGGCTCCTAGAGTTGTCCAAAACGCTTTCAGACGCTCAATGCCTTCCAATGCAATTTCTTCATCAGATTTATTTGAAGGATCCACCTGAAATACTTTTGTTGCAAGGCGGGCAAAACGGGCGGGATTGACATGCATGACATGTTTCATCCAGTTCGGGAACAGGATGGCAAGTCCGCCGCCATGGGGAATATCATAAACGGCTGAAACAGCATGTTCAATTTCATGGGTTGCCCAATCCCCTTCCGAACCCATTGAGAGCATTCCATTCAAGGCGATTGTTCCGGAAAGCAAAATCGTCTCCCGCAATTCATAGTTTTCCAAATCCTCCACCAACTTCGGTGCCGTTTCAATTACGGTTCTGAGCACCCCTTCACACAGTTCGTCCATGATTAATGTATTTTCCGCATCATGGAAATATTGTTCGAATACATGGGACATCATATCGACAATGCCATACACCGTTTGGTCTTTCGGCACCGTCATTGTATAAGTTGGATCGAGTATCGAGAATTTTGGAAACACCTTGCCGCTTGACCAGCCGTATTTTTCTTTTGTTGCTCCATTCGTAATAACGGAATTGGCGTTCATTTCCGAACCGGTTGCAGCCAGCGTCAACACCGTCCCCAGCGGCAATGCATCCTTCACTGGTACTTGATTTGTGACGATTTTCCACGGGTCTTCCTCAAGCTTGGCTCCGGCGACAATCAGTTTCGAACAATCAATGACGGAACCTCCGCCGACTGCAAGGACAAAATCGATGGATTCCCGTTTGCAAATCTCGATGCCTTTCCTTGCTGTTTCCACTCTTGGATTTGGTTCCACACCGCCTAACTCAAAGATGTTTAAATCAAGTTCATTCAAAATTGAAATGACTTCATCATAGATCCCATTTCTTTTTATGCTTCCGCCGCCATATACCAAAAGGATATTTCGTCCGTACCTCGGCAACTCTTTTTTTAATTGGCGGATCTCCCCTTTCCCAAAATATAAACGAACCGGATTTTTAAACGTAAAGCTGTTCATCCAACCTCTCTCCTTTTTGCAAAAGTATCAATTGACAATTCCACCAAAAATAAGCGAATAACACCATTTTTCATCAAAGAAAAATGGTGTTACAAACTGTTAGAAGCTCATCTGATTCCGATTCAATTGTTCATTATACCCAGCCGCGGAATCGGCAGGCTTCGGCTGTGCGGCGAACACCGACCATGTAAGCGGCAAGCCGCATATCAATATTTCGGCTCTGTGCTGTTTGATAAACATTTTCGAAGGCGTTCACCATTCTTTCGCGCAATTTTTCTTTCACTTCTTCAGCGGACCAATAGTAGCCTTGGTTATTTTGAACCCATTCGAAGTAGGAAACAGTTACGCCGCCTGCGGATGCCAATACATCCGGCACCAATAAAATGCCGCGTTCAGTAAGGATTTTTGTAGCTTCTGTCGTCGTTGGACCATTGGCCGCTTCCACAACAATTTTCGCTTTAATATTTGGTGCATTTTCAGCGGTAATTTGGTTTTCGATTGCCGCCGGAACAAGTATGTCGCAGTCCAATTCCAGCAATTCTTTATTCGTGATGGTATTCTCAAACAGTGTTGTTACGGTACCAAAGCTGTCTCTGCGATCAAGCAGATGATCGATATCCAGACCGTCCGGATCGTATAAGGCGCCGTAAGCATCGGAAATCCCAATGACTTTTGCACCCAAGTCGCTCATGAATTTCGCCAAGAAACCGCCGGCATTTCCGAATCCTTGAATGACTACCCGGGCATCTTTGATATCAATTCCTCGCTTTTTCGCCGCTTCCTGAATGACAATGGTTACCCCTTCTGCCGTTGCCCGGTCGCGTCCTTGTGAACCACCTAAAACAATCGGTTTTCCTGTGATGAATCCAGGGGAATTGAATTCGTCAATCCGGCTATACTCGTCCATCATCCAAGCCATGATTTGCGCATTCGTAAATACATCCGGAGCCGGGATATCCTTCGTCGGACCGACAATTTGGCTGATTGCACGGACATAACCGCGGCTCAATCGTTCAAGTTCCCCCATGGACATTTGCCGAGGATCGCAAACGATACCGCCTTTTCCTCCGCCATACGGCAAATCAACAATCCCGCATTTTAATGTCATCCACATAGAAAGCGCTTTCACTTCATCTTCAGTTACATCCGGATGGAAACGTATACCCCCTTTTGTTGGCCCCACAGCATCGGAATGTTGGGCGCGGTAGCCGGTAAATACTTTTGTTGTCCCATCATCCATTTTTACCGGGATGCGCACCTTCAACACGCGAAGCGGTTCTTTCAATAATTCATACATCGCTTCATCATATCCAAGCCTGTATAATGCCTCTTTAATCACTTCCTGCGTAGAAGTTAGAAGATTAACATTTTCAGCCATACCTACTCGCCTCTTTTAACTCAATTATTTATTATTTTTTTAAGAACAATCCTTACTTTCATATTAACATATTTGTCACAAAACATGTTAATGGTACTAGGCAATTCCCATTTTAATAATGTCCTTCCATTGGTACAACCATTTTATTATATAAGTCATTCATTAATTTATTTACCCTATTTTTCATTTAGAATACATTTTTCAAAAAAATAAAGCAGGCGCTCAAAAACGCCTGCTTGTTGTTTTTATTACAATGTTTCAGAAAGGGTTTTGGCTTGCATATGAAGAAGCAAGTAATCCGGACCGCCGGCTTTGGAGTCTGTACCTGACATGTTGAATCCTCCAAATGGCTGATAACCGACGATGGCTGCTGTACATCCACGGTTGAAATACAAGTTACCTACATGGAAGTCTTCCGCAGCTTTTTGCAAATGGAAGCGATTATTTGAAATGACAGCGCCTGTCAATCCATAAACCGTGTTGTTTGCGATTTCAATCGCTTCATCAAAATCTTTCGCTTTCGTCATTGCAAGAACCGGACCAAAGATTTCTTCCTGCATGATGCGAGCGTTTGGATCCACATCAGCAAAAACTGTCGGATGGATGAAATAACCTTTCGAATCATCATATTGTCCGCCAGCAACTAAGCGGCCTTCTTTTTTACCGATTTCAATGTACTCAGTGATTTTCTTGAATGCACCTGCATCGATAACAGGGTTTACATATGTTTCCACGTTTGCAGGATCGC includes:
- a CDS encoding iron-containing alcohol dehydrogenase, producing the protein MNSFTFKNPVRLYFGKGEIRQLKKELPRYGRNILLVYGGGSIKRNGIYDEVISILNELDLNIFELGGVEPNPRVETARKGIEICKRESIDFVLAVGGGSVIDCSKLIVAGAKLEEDPWKIVTNQVPVKDALPLGTVLTLAATGSEMNANSVITNGATKEKYGWSSGKVFPKFSILDPTYTMTVPKDQTVYGIVDMMSHVFEQYFHDAENTLIMDELCEGVLRTVIETAPKLVEDLENYELRETILLSGTIALNGMLSMGSEGDWATHEIEHAVSAVYDIPHGGGLAILFPNWMKHVMHVNPARFARLATKVFQVDPSNKSDEEIALEGIERLKAFWTTLGAPSRLKDYGIDDSKLDVLVGKAMANGPIGTFKVLDEEDVREIFRMSL
- a CDS encoding cation diffusion facilitator family transporter, whose amino-acid sequence is MKEIIKLLKNGNKPSLSAAIVNLLLGSIKGVAYFFTGNVAMFAEMMHSLGDAANQFFVFIGSALSKKAPTKQFPNGFGRVVNLVCLGAVIVVAILSYETVKEGLHHFLHPNEQSGEILLPLGVLLLGTILEGFVLQKAAKEILHEVGQSASIFTAIPKSVAYLKRAKPATKLVWMEDAVATSGNVLAFLAIIIAYYTGFHELEGLVSIIIGGMMFFVVGKVFLDNARGAIGETDEEMLIHIGNLVMKDPHVKDIERLEVVKEGEFLHVELIAETDPKLSLEYLDQVRDHLVELILAQKGVTKVTLSFDKDDDISEWNHHLNSEGSPNE
- a CDS encoding Glu/Leu/Phe/Val dehydrogenase, which encodes MAENVNLLTSTQEVIKEALYRLGYDEAMYELLKEPLRVLKVRIPVKMDDGTTKVFTGYRAQHSDAVGPTKGGIRFHPDVTEDEVKALSMWMTLKCGIVDLPYGGGKGGIVCDPRQMSMGELERLSRGYVRAISQIVGPTKDIPAPDVFTNAQIMAWMMDEYSRIDEFNSPGFITGKPIVLGGSQGRDRATAEGVTIVIQEAAKKRGIDIKDARVVIQGFGNAGGFLAKFMSDLGAKVIGISDAYGALYDPDGLDIDHLLDRRDSFGTVTTLFENTITNKELLELDCDILVPAAIENQITAENAPNIKAKIVVEAANGPTTTEATKILTERGILLVPDVLASAGGVTVSYFEWVQNNQGYYWSAEEVKEKLRERMVNAFENVYQTAQSRNIDMRLAAYMVGVRRTAEACRFRGWV